A single genomic interval of Bacillus sp. es.036 harbors:
- a CDS encoding nucleotide sugar dehydrogenase codes for MKLVVMGLGYIGLPTAVMFARHGVQVHGVDINEQVIETLKNKTLHIEEPGLGDMLVEAVDSGRLTFGTEPIAADGFIIAVPTPVNPDKTANLNYVRSAAEMIQPLLKEGNIVILESTSPPGTTLKVLSPILESSGLKVGKDLYVAYSPERVLPGKLLDELVNNNRIVGGVNAASSIRTEGIYKIFVKGMIHQTDATTAEMVKLMENTYRDVNIALANELARIAEQVGCDIWKAVELANCHPRVNVHSPGPGVGGHCIAVDPWFLVEASPGDAKLIQTARAINDGVPKKIANQIKERTEGLSNPKVSLLGLAYKGNIGDARESPSLTILQELEDMGIECAVHDPYVVDKRIANQLDTIEDTVRHSDCLVILTDHNEYKDLKLETLAALMRHTLLYDTKNIISKQQAEEAGFQYEKVGKSQINTNLLHL; via the coding sequence ATGAAACTTGTCGTAATGGGCCTTGGATACATCGGGTTACCGACAGCTGTTATGTTTGCAAGGCACGGCGTTCAAGTGCATGGTGTGGATATTAATGAGCAAGTGATTGAGACGTTAAAGAATAAAACACTGCATATTGAAGAACCAGGCTTAGGGGATATGCTTGTTGAAGCAGTCGACTCTGGCCGCTTAACGTTCGGCACAGAGCCGATCGCGGCAGATGGATTCATTATCGCGGTGCCTACTCCTGTCAATCCAGATAAAACAGCAAACTTAAATTATGTACGCTCTGCTGCTGAAATGATTCAGCCTTTATTAAAGGAAGGAAATATCGTTATTCTTGAATCGACAAGTCCTCCCGGCACAACGTTGAAGGTGCTTTCACCTATTCTAGAATCATCAGGCCTTAAGGTGGGGAAAGACCTGTATGTTGCCTATTCTCCTGAACGTGTTTTACCTGGTAAGCTGCTTGATGAACTTGTGAATAATAATCGTATTGTTGGTGGAGTGAATGCGGCCTCTAGTATCAGAACAGAGGGAATTTACAAAATCTTTGTAAAAGGAATGATTCACCAGACTGATGCCACGACTGCAGAAATGGTAAAATTAATGGAGAATACGTACCGTGATGTAAATATTGCGTTAGCTAACGAATTGGCACGTATTGCAGAACAGGTAGGGTGCGATATTTGGAAAGCTGTTGAATTAGCGAACTGCCATCCAAGGGTGAATGTACATTCCCCAGGACCTGGAGTTGGTGGGCATTGCATAGCTGTTGATCCATGGTTTCTAGTAGAAGCAAGTCCAGGGGATGCAAAGCTCATTCAAACAGCAAGAGCCATTAATGATGGAGTTCCCAAAAAGATTGCGAATCAAATTAAGGAACGAACAGAAGGGCTTTCGAACCCGAAAGTTTCTCTGCTTGGACTTGCCTACAAAGGAAATATTGGTGATGCACGTGAAAGTCCTTCCCTTACCATATTGCAAGAACTCGAAGATATGGGGATTGAATGTGCGGTTCATGATCCTTATGTCGTGGATAAGAGGATTGCGAATCAATTAGATACGATTGAAGATACGGTACGACATTCAGATTGTCTGGTGATTTTAACAGATCATAATGAATATAAAGATTTGAAACTTGAAACATTAGCAGCGTTAATGCGCCATACGTTGCTTTATGATACGAAGAATATAATAAGTAAACAACAGGCAGAAGAAGCTGGCTTTCAATATGAAAAAGTGGGGAAATCCCAAATCAACACGAATTTATTACATTTATAA
- a CDS encoding glycosyltransferase codes for MKHILMVLFKDIDYDARVQREAIALAEAGYQVTICCLNEFDTDPPFLHNLIKIYKLSISTKQAKKGIASGSSRKPTVLAKMVRHPIIKLAKDQYASYEFYKKVKITMGSETIHAVHCHDLNTLDTGKRLKEHFQSKLIYDSHELFNEMTGRNAVDRRFGYALEAKLMRHVDRFITVNPYLIDKFSKRYGKLPPSIYLQNIPLLGLEQERKSAHYFHHLYGIPTDRIILLYQGGFSKNRGIELCVKSMNQLPDHYHLVLLGDGDIKEALMQLVEGEKLTSRVHFHPKVPPSEILSLTKEADIGLVMYENVSENNYYSTPNKIFEYMLMGLPVVSSNHPGKAYLLEEYDFGVAVDENEKAIVKGIEAIQQRSNYYVQKCEEASKVLNWPNESKKLIHLYNELFS; via the coding sequence ATGAAGCATATTCTAATGGTTCTTTTTAAAGACATTGATTACGATGCTAGAGTACAACGAGAAGCGATTGCTCTTGCAGAGGCTGGTTATCAGGTGACGATTTGTTGCCTGAATGAATTTGATACTGATCCTCCCTTTTTGCATAACTTGATCAAGATTTATAAGCTCTCCATTTCAACAAAGCAAGCAAAGAAAGGGATCGCTAGTGGCTCATCGCGAAAACCAACAGTACTAGCGAAAATGGTTCGGCATCCAATCATTAAACTTGCGAAGGATCAATATGCGAGCTACGAATTTTATAAAAAAGTAAAGATAACGATGGGATCTGAAACCATTCATGCCGTACACTGTCACGATTTAAACACGCTTGATACTGGAAAACGCTTAAAGGAACATTTTCAGAGTAAGTTGATTTATGACTCGCATGAACTTTTTAATGAAATGACTGGTCGAAATGCCGTTGATCGTCGTTTTGGTTATGCATTAGAGGCAAAGTTAATGAGGCATGTTGATCGATTTATAACTGTAAATCCTTATTTAATCGATAAATTTAGTAAGCGGTATGGGAAATTGCCACCTTCGATTTATTTGCAGAATATACCTCTTCTTGGTCTTGAGCAAGAGCGGAAAAGTGCTCATTATTTTCATCATCTTTATGGAATACCAACTGATCGAATCATTCTTTTGTATCAAGGGGGATTCTCAAAAAACAGGGGTATTGAGCTATGTGTTAAATCGATGAATCAATTGCCTGATCACTATCATCTTGTTTTGCTTGGAGATGGTGATATAAAAGAAGCTCTTATGCAATTAGTTGAAGGAGAAAAGCTTACTTCCAGGGTTCATTTTCATCCGAAGGTACCTCCTTCAGAAATATTATCCCTAACCAAGGAAGCTGATATTGGGCTAGTGATGTATGAGAATGTGAGTGAAAATAATTATTATTCAACGCCGAATAAAATTTTTGAGTATATGTTGATGGGACTTCCGGTAGTATCTTCTAATCATCCAGGGAAAGCTTATCTATTAGAAGAGTATGATTTTGGGGTAGCAGTGGATGAGAATGAAAAGGCGATTGTAAAAGGAATTGAAGCTATCCAGCAAAGAAGTAATTATTATGTTCAAAAATGTGAAGAGGCAAGCAAAGTACTAAATTGGCCAAATGAATCAAAAAAGTTAATTCACTTGTACAATGAATTATTTTCTTAA
- a CDS encoding ABC transporter ATP-binding protein: protein MKKDIIELKDIWVSYPEHSDNPLKQLLSKDKKQFWALKGLDFTVKKGEVLGIIGRNGSGKSTLLKLMSGLIEPDQGSYQVEGKRPMLLSLGAGFQPELSGIENIYLNALLLGNRKKKIDENLEAIIEFSELDDFIYKPVRTYSSGMKARLAFSTAIMLDPEILLIDEVLGVGDSAFQKKCKDAILEKIQQDRTVILVTHSSGLVKQICDRVVWIHRGEQKAVGDTKEIVEQYDEFMKAKKK, encoded by the coding sequence TTGAAAAAGGACATCATTGAACTAAAAGATATTTGGGTCTCGTATCCTGAGCATTCTGATAATCCATTGAAGCAATTGCTTAGTAAGGATAAAAAGCAGTTCTGGGCATTGAAAGGCCTGGATTTTACTGTTAAAAAAGGTGAAGTTCTCGGAATTATTGGCCGGAATGGATCAGGAAAAAGTACTCTTTTGAAGCTTATGAGCGGTTTAATTGAACCAGATCAGGGGTCTTACCAGGTCGAAGGAAAGCGTCCGATGTTACTTTCTCTTGGAGCCGGGTTTCAGCCTGAACTTTCTGGTATTGAAAATATTTATTTGAATGCCCTTCTACTTGGGAACCGTAAGAAGAAAATTGATGAAAACCTTGAAGCGATTATTGAATTTTCTGAGCTGGATGATTTTATTTATAAGCCTGTTAGAACGTATTCATCTGGAATGAAAGCAAGGCTAGCTTTTTCAACTGCGATCATGCTTGATCCAGAAATTCTATTAATTGATGAGGTATTAGGTGTTGGAGACTCAGCGTTTCAAAAGAAATGTAAAGATGCGATCCTTGAAAAGATCCAGCAAGATCGTACAGTGATTCTGGTTACACACTCTTCAGGCCTTGTGAAACAGATCTGTGATCGTGTTGTCTGGATTCATCGCGGTGAACAAAAAGCGGTTGGCGATACGAAAGAAATCGTTGAACAGTACGATGAGTTTATGAAGGCGAAGAAAAAATGA
- a CDS encoding ABC transporter permease, with protein MFKKLLNDWRNNKDLLYHLTVSELKSNTARTYLGTLWWIVDPILYMAIYYFLVGIVLDRGGDDYAVYLFTGLIPLKWATACMVDATTAISSKARILQQVYVPKLTFILVRLGVNTFKFLVSSVIMVLFLYFSGVDLTVNALNFFILIILNLLLLLPIMIIMAHIGVYLKDIKNMMQYISRTLLYLSPVLFRMESVPANIRDLLYLNPFTNFLVSYRNIFLYQGQPLWDNLFIILALSLVLLFIGLRILNKYDKQYAKVI; from the coding sequence ATGTTTAAAAAATTACTCAACGATTGGCGAAATAACAAAGATTTGCTTTACCACCTAACCGTATCCGAACTGAAATCGAATACTGCTAGAACGTACCTTGGAACATTATGGTGGATTGTCGATCCGATTTTGTATATGGCGATTTATTATTTTCTAGTAGGAATCGTTTTAGATCGTGGCGGAGACGACTATGCTGTTTATCTTTTTACAGGCCTGATCCCGTTAAAATGGGCAACTGCTTGTATGGTTGATGCCACTACGGCTATTTCATCAAAAGCTCGTATTCTTCAACAGGTTTATGTGCCAAAGCTTACTTTTATTCTTGTGAGACTTGGTGTGAATACATTTAAGTTTCTTGTAAGTTCAGTCATTATGGTTTTATTTCTCTACTTTAGTGGTGTTGACTTAACCGTAAATGCATTGAATTTCTTTATCTTAATCATACTTAACCTTCTTCTATTGCTCCCAATCATGATCATCATGGCTCATATTGGTGTGTATTTAAAAGATATTAAAAACATGATGCAATACATTTCACGGACATTGCTTTATCTGTCGCCAGTACTTTTTCGAATGGAGTCGGTACCTGCAAACATTAGAGATCTTCTTTATCTTAATCCTTTCACTAACTTTCTCGTTTCGTACCGTAACATCTTTCTTTATCAAGGACAGCCACTATGGGATAACCTCTTCATTATTTTAGCGCTCTCACTAGTCCTGTTGTTCATTGGACTACGCATTTTGAACAAATACGACAAACAATATGCTAAGGTGATTTAA
- a CDS encoding cell wall-binding repeat-containing protein: MKKSLLVSFFIFMVVMIHSPSFASAEKYIVIDPGHGGKFTGTSGYSGAETGFYEKVGTLEIGLKLKEKLEETDIKVFMTRQTDRDFANDSKEDLIERMKVANGYVKGNNDNSLFVSIHHNAYPFSTLVKGYETYYYSKAAAWDEEYPPDPMQVNFESESRRLASIVHPQVLNKTGLLDKGIQNDQAFFVIRNAQMPSVLVELGYMSNPSEESLIKTSRFQNDAAEALAQAATNFFKVFEVKDSSGKEIKQFTSRDDAITFAKNLNNVTVFDKDKQETIYDSTKVNYDVYIKGNSKAVSFTELSDAINYAKDRKNTKVIDKKKGTIEWSNYLTRPYQIRSKDGSSKGSYFEKNQAISAAKAMKDVKVVNRTSADTLWTNISGEQVTKTLNVKALAGSDRFETAVKISKEIYPQGFKDNKNEKTVVLTNGLGYADALSVGPLAAQLGNAPILLTRGSSLDPFAEQEIKRLGADKVLLIGGKSAISTTVEKQVKGLGVVAERLGGANRYETNLMINERLDHVEGVFVANGLSYADALASSPIASASDRAILLTDKKELSAEALSYVKGKETAILGGEAVISSNLEEQLKSSNGSNVKRLAGETRYETLAAILNEYSDEMVSDTVLLSIGQNFPDALVSSSLAVQTGAPLILVHDELNSSVQDVLFEYGMENRVTTLFTVGGKVQDKPKSQVANRLY, encoded by the coding sequence ATGAAAAAGAGTTTACTTGTTAGTTTTTTTATTTTCATGGTCGTTATGATACACAGTCCGTCTTTTGCTTCAGCAGAAAAATACATAGTGATTGATCCAGGGCACGGAGGGAAATTTACTGGAACCTCTGGTTATTCTGGAGCAGAAACCGGCTTTTATGAAAAAGTTGGAACGCTTGAAATCGGTTTAAAGCTAAAGGAAAAGTTAGAAGAAACGGATATTAAAGTTTTTATGACAAGACAAACGGATCGTGATTTTGCGAATGACTCAAAAGAGGATCTTATTGAAAGAATGAAAGTTGCGAATGGATACGTGAAGGGAAATAATGACAATTCACTTTTTGTTTCCATTCATCATAATGCGTACCCTTTTAGCACGCTCGTTAAAGGATATGAAACGTATTATTATAGTAAAGCCGCGGCGTGGGATGAAGAATATCCGCCAGATCCAATGCAGGTTAATTTCGAATCAGAAAGCCGCCGACTTGCTAGCATCGTTCATCCGCAGGTGCTGAATAAAACTGGATTGCTCGATAAGGGAATTCAAAATGATCAGGCTTTCTTTGTCATTCGAAATGCACAGATGCCGTCTGTACTCGTGGAGCTTGGTTATATGTCTAATCCCTCAGAAGAAAGCTTAATTAAAACAAGTCGTTTCCAAAACGATGCCGCAGAAGCGCTTGCGCAAGCTGCTACTAACTTCTTTAAAGTGTTTGAAGTGAAGGATAGTAGTGGGAAAGAAATTAAGCAATTCACTTCACGAGATGACGCGATTACATTCGCAAAAAACCTTAACAACGTGACGGTATTTGATAAAGATAAGCAGGAAACGATCTATGACTCTACTAAAGTAAACTATGATGTTTATATTAAAGGAAATAGTAAAGCTGTTTCTTTTACAGAGCTTTCGGATGCGATCAATTATGCAAAAGATCGTAAAAATACAAAAGTCATTGATAAGAAGAAAGGCACAATTGAGTGGTCGAATTATTTAACGCGTCCTTATCAAATTCGGAGTAAAGATGGCTCAAGTAAAGGGAGTTACTTCGAAAAAAACCAGGCGATTTCAGCGGCTAAAGCTATGAAGGATGTAAAAGTTGTCAATCGAACGTCTGCTGATACGCTTTGGACAAATATTTCTGGAGAACAAGTGACAAAGACGCTTAACGTGAAAGCTCTTGCTGGAAGCGATCGATTTGAAACAGCCGTTAAGATTTCAAAAGAAATTTATCCTCAAGGTTTTAAAGATAATAAAAATGAAAAAACAGTTGTACTTACAAATGGATTAGGTTATGCAGATGCTCTATCTGTAGGTCCTCTTGCTGCTCAACTAGGAAATGCGCCTATTCTTTTAACTAGAGGCTCGTCACTTGATCCTTTTGCTGAGCAAGAAATCAAGCGATTAGGTGCTGACAAAGTCTTATTGATTGGTGGAAAGAGTGCCATTTCTACAACGGTTGAAAAGCAAGTCAAGGGATTAGGGGTAGTAGCAGAAAGACTGGGTGGAGCCAATCGATATGAAACAAACTTAATGATTAACGAAAGGCTTGATCATGTTGAGGGAGTGTTTGTAGCGAACGGCTTAAGTTATGCTGATGCGCTAGCAAGCTCGCCAATCGCTTCAGCATCCGATAGGGCGATACTCCTAACGGATAAGAAAGAATTATCAGCGGAAGCTCTTTCGTATGTAAAAGGGAAAGAGACAGCGATACTTGGCGGAGAAGCGGTTATTTCTTCAAATCTAGAAGAGCAGCTGAAAAGTTCCAATGGTTCTAATGTGAAGCGTTTGGCTGGGGAGACACGATATGAAACGCTTGCTGCTATTTTAAATGAATACAGCGACGAAATGGTATCAGATACTGTGCTTCTTTCCATTGGTCAGAATTTTCCTGATGCTCTTGTTTCTTCCTCATTAGCCGTTCAAACTGGTGCACCACTAATTCTCGTACATGATGAATTGAACTCATCCGTGCAGGACGTTCTTTTTGAATATGGTATGGAAAACCGTGTAACCACCTTGTTCACAGTTGGTGGAAAAGTTCAGGACAAACCGAAAAGTCAGGTAGCTAACAGATTATATTAG